A region from the Rosa rugosa chromosome 6, drRosRugo1.1, whole genome shotgun sequence genome encodes:
- the LOC133715118 gene encoding GRF1-interacting factor 3 isoform X1, protein MQQQPQQMMTGMPSFPPTNITTEQIQKCLDENKKLILAILDNQNLGKLAECAQYQTQLQKNLMYLAAIADAQPQPQAPTMPAQQMAPHPAMQQAGYYMQHPQAAAAMAQQQGLFPQKMQMQFNSPHQMHESQQQLHQQAMQGQMGMRPGGANGMPSMHHTDSTHGGSKQDNSEAGTGGDGQGSSAGGHGSGDGEDK, encoded by the exons ATGCAGCAGCAGCCGCAGCAAATGATGACCGGGATGCCTTCATTTCCACCCACTAACATCACCACCGAGCAAATTCAGAAG TGCCTTGATGagaacaaaaagttgattctaGCAATATTGGACAATCAAAACCTTGGAAAACTTGCTGAGTGTGCCCa GTACCAAACTCAGCTTCAAAAGAATCTTATGTATTTAGCAGCAATTGCTGATGCTCAACCACAACCACAAGCACCAACAATGCCAGCCCAG CAGATGGCCCCGCATCCTGCGATGCAACAAGCAGGATATTACATGCAGCATCCTCAGGCTGCAGCGGCAATGGCTCAGCAACAGGGTCTTTTCCCTCAAAAGATGCAAATGCAGTTCAATAGCCCACATCAAATGCACGAATCACAGCAGCAGTTACACCAACAAGCCATGCAAGGCCAGATGGGAATGAGACCAGGAGGGGCCAATGGTATGCCTTCAATGCATCATACTGACAGCACCCATGGAGGAAGCAAGCAAGACAACTCAGAGGCTGGGACAGGTGGCGATGGCCAGGGGAGCTCGGCTGGTGGGCACGGCAGTGGTGACGGAGAAGATAAGTGA
- the LOC133715118 gene encoding GRF1-interacting factor 3 isoform X2, translating into MQQQPQQMMTGMPSFPPTNITTEQIQKCLDENKKLILAILDNQNLGKLAECAQYQTQLQKNLMYLAAIADAQPQPQAPTMPAQMAPHPAMQQAGYYMQHPQAAAAMAQQQGLFPQKMQMQFNSPHQMHESQQQLHQQAMQGQMGMRPGGANGMPSMHHTDSTHGGSKQDNSEAGTGGDGQGSSAGGHGSGDGEDK; encoded by the exons ATGCAGCAGCAGCCGCAGCAAATGATGACCGGGATGCCTTCATTTCCACCCACTAACATCACCACCGAGCAAATTCAGAAG TGCCTTGATGagaacaaaaagttgattctaGCAATATTGGACAATCAAAACCTTGGAAAACTTGCTGAGTGTGCCCa GTACCAAACTCAGCTTCAAAAGAATCTTATGTATTTAGCAGCAATTGCTGATGCTCAACCACAACCACAAGCACCAACAATGCCAGCCCAG ATGGCCCCGCATCCTGCGATGCAACAAGCAGGATATTACATGCAGCATCCTCAGGCTGCAGCGGCAATGGCTCAGCAACAGGGTCTTTTCCCTCAAAAGATGCAAATGCAGTTCAATAGCCCACATCAAATGCACGAATCACAGCAGCAGTTACACCAACAAGCCATGCAAGGCCAGATGGGAATGAGACCAGGAGGGGCCAATGGTATGCCTTCAATGCATCATACTGACAGCACCCATGGAGGAAGCAAGCAAGACAACTCAGAGGCTGGGACAGGTGGCGATGGCCAGGGGAGCTCGGCTGGTGGGCACGGCAGTGGTGACGGAGAAGATAAGTGA